GTGATCCTCATAACCAACGATTCTTCTGTTATCTTAGTCTATTTACTTTCTTCATGGTTCTTCTTGTTGCAGGTGATAATTACTTTGTACTTTTTGTTGGATGGGAATTTATTGCTGTATGTTCATATCTACTTATTAATTTCTGGTTTACTGTAATTGAAGCTAACAAATCTGCAATGCAATCATTTATTGTAAATCGTGTAGGTGATATGGCACTATCTATTTCATTCCTTGGAATTGTATGTCTATTTGGTAATGTAGATTTCTCTACAGTATTTTCACTAGCTCCAATGATGAACGAAAGTGCTCTTACTATTATTGGTCTTCTACTACTATTTGGTGGTATGGGAAAAAGTGCACAAATTGGACTTAATACATGGCTTCCTACTGCTATGGCTGGTCCTACTCCTGTTTCATCACTTATTCACTCAGCTACTCTAGTTTCGGCGGGTGTTTATGTACTTCTTCGATCTAGTCCTCTTCTTGAATATTCATCTACAGCTCTTATTGCTATTACTTGGATTGGATCTATTACAGCATTCTTTGCTGCTTCTACTGGTCTTCTACAAAATGATCTTAAACGAGTTATTGCTTACTCAACTTGTTCACAAATGGGTTATCTTTTCCTAGCATGTGGACTTTCACAGTACAATACTGCACTATTCCATCTTGTTAACCACGCTTTCTTTAAAGCTCTTCTATTCCTTTCTGCAGGTGCTGTTCTTCATGCTACATTCGATCAACAAGATCAACGACGACTTGGTGGATTCCTTCCTCTTCTACCATTCTCTTACACTTCTATTCTTGTTGGTTCTCTTAGTCTTATGGCTGTTCCATTTATGACAGGATTCTATTCTAAAGATCTTATCCTTGAACTTGCATGTTCACAATATGTATTCCATGGATCTATTGCATACTGGCTTGGTTCTATTTCTGCAGGTCTTACTGCATTCTATAGTTTCCGACTTGTTGCTATGACATTCCTTACATATCCAAATTCTCCAAAGAAAATTTATGAATCTGCACATGATGCTGCTATCTTTGCTATGATTCCTATGTCAGTTCTAGCTATCCTAGCTATCTTCTTTGGATATGTTGCACGAGATCTATTTGTGGGTATGGGTACTGATTTTGCTAATAATTCACTATTCACACATCCTTCTCACATTTCTCTTATTGAGGCTGAAGTTCTTCCAACTACATACAAACTTCTACCTACTTTCATTACATTTGCAAGTGCATCTCTTGCATTCTATCTATATCATTATGCCACTCCATTCCTTGTAGCTACAACTAAAACTTCTCTTGGATACAATCTTTATAATTTCTTCAATGGTAAATATTACATTGAAGTTCTATATAATACTTATGTAATTCCAGCATCACTTGGTATTGGATATATTGTATCTAAACAACTAGATCGAGGTATTGTTGAAATGCTATTTGGATATGGTCTAGCATCAGGTCTACGAAGTTCTAGTGAGAAAGTTGCTACTCTAGATAATGGTACACTTCCATCATATGCTATTTACTTTGCATTTGCTCTAGTTACTCTTACTCTACTACTTCTTTGTCCTCTTGCTAGTCTTCTTCCTATTTCATCTTCTGATATTCTTACTCAAATTCATACATTTATTGATATTCGACTTATTGTTGTTCTTATTTTCTCTATTCTTCTAGTTGGATAATTTTTCTTTCCCTTTTCTAGGAGACTAGGAGAGATACAGATAGATATAGATATATCTATAGATATAGAGGTAGAGATAGAGGAGGGGGAGTTCGTCACTCTCTCTACCCAACCTACGGTTGTTGATATTCGTCACTCTATACACTCTACCCAACCTGCGGTTGTTGGCTACACTCTACAACCTGCGGTTGTTGGCTACACTCTACAACCTGCGGTTGTTGGCTACACTCTACAACCTGCGGTTGTTGGAGGAGGAGGATGAGGATTCTCTAGAATTTCTACGAATGAACCACTTCCCCTCTGTCTATACTTCCCCTCTGTCTATACTTCCCCTCTGTCTATACTTCCCCTCTGTCTATGTTAGATTTAGCACTTACCCTGTTATCCACTATTTCTCTATGTTAGTTACCACTTAGTCGGTATCCAGTATTTTCATTTACTTGTATTGAATATTTCTCTATGTTAGATATTTGCTTAGCATAGCATCCATTTACATTTACCTGGTATACCAAAAATAGAAGATATACAACAATATTTGCACTTACCCTCTATTATCAATTATAAGTATCTCGTTATATTTCACATTCATACCCTCAACACCTCTACTATACCCACCTACCTACCCATATCAACATATACATACACAGACACATACCACTACACATACCACTACACATACCACTACACATACCACTACACATACCACTACACATACCACTACACATACCACTACACATACCACTACACATACCACTACACATACTTATGAAAATTCACTTATTTATATTATATATAATATATAAGTATTACCTACTATTGTACATACATACATCCCTAACACACTACCAAAACAAAAACAAACAATAATAACCCTTACCTATTCACTAATATTATTACACCACCTACTACCTACTTATTCTTACATCATTCTCAGCACCTTGAAGGACTCGAACCCACAATCTCCTAATCCGAAGTTAGGCGCTTTCACCAATTTAGCTAAAGATGCTACCTATTATTCTACCATCCATAAAAAAATATTTCAACTATGTCCCACTGGCTATTGTAGTTACAGTATACAAATATTTATCTTACTTTCACATATGTAAGCAGTGGGACTTGTTAAAACTTCCTTTTAACTATGTCCCACTGGAAAAAACTCCCTTTAGTATATATTCTATATATATATAGAATTCTTTGTAAGCAGTGGGACTTGTTGAAATGAAAAATTTCAACTATGTCCCACTGGCTTGAATTTATTTAGGTATATATATATATATATAAATTCTTGTAAGCAGTGGGACTTGTTAAAAACTTCCTTTTTAACTATGTCCCACTGGAAAAAATCACTTTTTACTTTCTTATTCAAGTTGAAAATAGATTCTTGTAAGCAGTGGGACTTGTTGAATGAAAATTCAACTATGTCCCACTGGTAATATATTCCCTTTAGTATCTATTATATATATATAGAATTGTATGTAAGCAGTGGGACTTGAACCCACACAGTTTTACACTACTATTCCTAAGAATAGCTTGTCTACCAATTTCAACATGCTTACATTACTATATACAAAAAATCCATTACCCTAAAAACCCCATTAGAGTAACCCCTATATTCTTACCATTCTATTACTTCCCATTCAATCCTTTCCATCATTCAAAAATACATTACCAATCAATATCCTTTATTACCCCACTAAACCTACCCTACTACTTACAACACAAAAAAACCACCCTAATATTTATATTCATATTACACTACACTTACTAATATATCTTAGATATATATATATATCTTCATAGACCTACATCATATACCTCTACATATCATCTATACATATAGGTGATGATATGATCATATATATATTCATATTTCATCAGAAATATAAAAATAAAAAACAGATAATAAAATTATCTTACTCTTTCACAAACAAAAACATATATATATATCAGTGTTATTACAACACAAAAATACACACAAAAAACCACCACATGTTTACCCTTATTATAGAATCAACCACTTGTCTCTATTTCTATAATTCTTTCTATCTACTTACTTATGCTTGGTGCTGCTAAATACATTGGTGCTGGTATTGCTACTCTTGCTCTTGCTGGTGCTGGTATTGGTGTAGGTATTGTATT
This sequence is a window from Malassezia restricta mitochondrion, complete genome. Protein-coding genes within it:
- the nad5 gene encoding NADH dehydrogenase subunit 5, with protein sequence MFFLLFSLPCLGGMTSGLLGRKIGVTGAHIITTSAVMISAILSIIAFYEVVLCHSPVTIHLGDWVHSEILTVSWSFTFDTLSMSIITTVLIISSLVHLYSIDYMSSDPHNQRFFCYLSLFTFFMVLLVAGDNYFVLFVGWEFIAVCSYLLINFWFTVIEANKSAMQSFIVNRVGDMALSISFLGIVCLFGNVDFSTVFSLAPMMNESALTIIGLLLLFGGMGKSAQIGLNTWLPTAMAGPTPVSSLIHSATLVSAGVYVLLRSSPLLEYSSTALIAITWIGSITAFFAASTGLLQNDLKRVIAYSTCSQMGYLFLACGLSQYNTALFHLVNHAFFKALLFLSAGAVLHATFDQQDQRRLGGFLPLLPFSYTSILVGSLSLMAVPFMTGFYSKDLILELACSQYVFHGSIAYWLGSISAGLTAFYSFRLVAMTFLTYPNSPKKIYESAHDAAIFAMIPMSVLAILAIFFGYVARDLFVGMGTDFANNSLFTHPSHISLIEAEVLPTTYKLLPTFITFASASLAFYLYHYATPFLVATTKTSLGYNLYNFFNGKYYIEVLYNTYVIPASLGIGYIVSKQLDRGIVEMLFGYGLASGLRSSSEKVATLDNGTLPSYAIYFAFALVTLTLLLLCPLASLLPISSSDILTQIHTFIDIRLIVVLIFSILLVG